In Thermanaerovibrio velox DSM 12556, the genomic stretch CCAGCATCCTGGCCCCTCCCAGGAAGATCAGCGAGAGGGCTCCGTCTATGAGCGGTATTCCCCGTGGAAGGGGCATGTTGGACGGCCCCGCAAGAAAGGACGCCGCGGAAGAGAGGACCGTAAAGGTGACGGAAAACCTTACGATGCAAAGGAGGTCCTGGGTGCTCGAATTTCTCCACGACTGGCGCCAAAGCCCGAACAACACCTCAAGCCCAGTCTTTAGTGCCAAGGAGATGAGGAGGTACGGCAAAAGGGATCCGGCGAAGGGGTGGGGAATGGGCAGGCCAAGCCGGATGGCGAACGCTGCCGCTGATGCCGCCAGCCCTATTACGAGATCCATGCATATCTTTCGAGCGTATATTAAGAGGTTTTCCCTGGTGAGCCCCATGACGACCTCCTGGACATGCCGCTTTAACCTCCCTCGTTATGAGGTGGTGAACAAAGAACAAAGCAGCAAAAAAACAACGCCCCCTTTGGATGAGGGCGAATACTATACTAACACAAAATACTGGTTTTATTTAGTTGCTCCTAATAGCCCCTATCCCTCGTAAAAACTCTGGTTCCTCAGCAGCTGCTCCGTGGGCACCGGGCGCAGCAGCTTGGCGGGCACCCCCGCAACTATGACCCCCGCGGGCACGTCCCGGGTCACCACGCTGCCCGCCGCAACCAGCGCGTCCTCCCCTATCTGGACACCCGGCAGCAGCGTGGCGTTGCCCCCTATCCTGGCCCCCCTCAAGAGCGTGGGACCGCCGAAGTGCTTCTTCCTCTCCTCCGTGCGGCCCAGGAAGTTGTCGTTCGTAAACGTCACCTCCGGGGCTATGAAGCAGTAGTCCCCTATGGAGGAGAGGGCGGTGATGTAAGCCTCGGTCTCGATCTTTACCTTCTTGCCTATGGTCACCTTGTTCTCCACGGTCACGCCCCTTCCTATTACGGACATGTCGCCTATGGTGACGTCTTCCCGAATGCTCACCAGGTCACCGACGAAAACGCACTGCTTTAGAACCGCCCCGCGGTATATGACGCAAAGGGCCCCTATGGTCACGTTCTCGCCTATTACAAGGGGAGGCAGCTCCTTGTCCGCCGTTGTGGTGGCGCTTATGGCGGAGGCGGAGGGCCTCTTCCCCAACACCGTGTTGGACCCCACCTTGGAGTTGGAGCCTATGCGCACCCCGCTGTGGATCACCACGTTGTGACCGATCTCCACGTTTGACCCTATTAGCACGTCGTCCTCTATGACCACCCCTGTGCCTATCCTGGCGCTTGGGTCCACCTGGGCGTTCGGGTTTATGTAGCGTCCCTCCATCCTCATCCCCCCTGAACGGATATCTCCCGGGCCAGCTCCGTTGCCCCATAGGTTATTATCACCGAACATCCGGCTCTGCGGACGCACTGGTGGTATTCGAGATAAGCGCTTTTATCCATGTGTCCCGCCCCAATGGCGTCCTTCAGCATGCAGTGCTCCCCGCTCACCACGTAGCCCCCTATGGGCAGCATGGTCCTATCCTTAAGGTCCCTTATTACGTCCAACGACGTTCCCGCGGGCTTAACTATCAGCAGGTCCGCACCCTCATCCTCATCCATCAGGGCGTCCCTCAAGGCCTCCAAGCGGTTGAAGTGGGGCAGCTGGTGGCTTTTCCTGTCCCCAAAGGAGGGGGCGCTCTGGGCGGCCTCCCGGAAGGGACCGTAGAAGGCGGAGGCGAACTTGGCGGCGTAGCTCCAGATGGCCACGTCCGGGAAACCATGGGATTCCAGGGCCTTCCGGACGGCGATTATACGTCCGTCCATCATGTCCGACGGGGCCACCGCGTGGGCCCCCGCCCTGGCGTGGCTCAAAGCCACCGAGGCAAGCCGCTCAAGGGTCCCGTCGTTATGGATCACCCCGTCCCTGATCACCCCGCAGTGCCCGTGGGAGGTGTACTCGCAGAGGCACACGTCGCTCACCAGGTATGCCTCTGGATACCGAGACCTCATATCCTCCAAGGCCCGCTGGACCGGCTCCGATGGGTCGTCCGCGGAACTGCCCGTATCGTCCTTGTAAGAGGGTATGCCGAACAGCAGGAACGACCTAACCCCAGACTCCAGGGCCTCCTCCACCGGGCGCTGGACCATGTCGCAGCTCCAGCGAAAGACCCCTTCCATGGACTTCACGGGCTCCGAAACCCCGTTGCCTGGCACAAGGAAGAGGGGAAGCACCAGATTGCAGGGCCTTACGTCCGTCTCCCGGAGCATCTCCCTTATCACTGGGTTTATGCGGTTCCGCCGGGGACGGGATAGGGGGAATGGAGCTCCCATCACATGTCACCCCTTAGCTCGATGAACGCTTGCAGCAATTCCCGTACCGTGGCGTCTATGACCTGGTCATCGTGGGCAAGGGAGACGAAGAAGGTCTCGTAGGCGCTTGGCGGGAAGTAGAAGCCCCGGCTCAGCATGTGGTTGAAGAACCTGGGGTACAGATCCACCCGGGTGCCCTTGACACCCTCAAGGTCCTTGGGCATGGGGCCGAAGAACAGCCCCAGGGCGGACCCAAGACGGGATACCGATACGGTGATGCCCGCCCGATGGGCCGCATCGAGTATCCCCCGCTCCAGCGCCGCCCCCTTGGACTCCAGCTCCCGGTAGGACTCCGGGGTAAGACGTTCCAGGGTGGCTATACCGCAGGCCATGGCCACCGGGTTGCCCGAAAGGGTTCCCGCCTGGTAGACCGGTCCCTCCGGAGAAAGGCGGCTCATGACATCCTCCCTCCCTCCGAAGGCCCCAACCGGCATACCGCCCCCTATGATCTTCCCAAGGCAGGTGATGTCCGGTTCTATCCCCTCCAGGTTCTGAACTCCCCCCTCCGGCACCCTGAAACCGGTTATCACCTCGTCGAATATGAGCAGTGATCCGTGGCGGAGGGTTATATCCCTAAGACCCCTTAGGAATCCCTTCTCCGGCGGCACGAGCCCCATAT encodes the following:
- the hemB gene encoding porphobilinogen synthase, whose product is MGAPFPLSRPRRNRINPVIREMLRETDVRPCNLVLPLFLVPGNGVSEPVKSMEGVFRWSCDMVQRPVEEALESGVRSFLLFGIPSYKDDTGSSADDPSEPVQRALEDMRSRYPEAYLVSDVCLCEYTSHGHCGVIRDGVIHNDGTLERLASVALSHARAGAHAVAPSDMMDGRIIAVRKALESHGFPDVAIWSYAAKFASAFYGPFREAAQSAPSFGDRKSHQLPHFNRLEALRDALMDEDEGADLLIVKPAGTSLDVIRDLKDRTMLPIGGYVVSGEHCMLKDAIGAGHMDKSAYLEYHQCVRRAGCSVIITYGATELAREISVQGG
- a CDS encoding N-acetyltransferase, translated to MRMEGRYINPNAQVDPSARIGTGVVIEDDVLIGSNVEIGHNVVIHSGVRIGSNSKVGSNTVLGKRPSASAISATTTADKELPPLVIGENVTIGALCVIYRGAVLKQCVFVGDLVSIREDVTIGDMSVIGRGVTVENKVTIGKKVKIETEAYITALSSIGDYCFIAPEVTFTNDNFLGRTEERKKHFGGPTLLRGARIGGNATLLPGVQIGEDALVAAGSVVTRDVPAGVIVAGVPAKLLRPVPTEQLLRNQSFYEG
- the hemL gene encoding glutamate-1-semialdehyde 2,1-aminomutase: MVSSKECFERAKRCLVGGVNSPVRAFRAVGGEPVFFKSAKGCRLFDVEDNSYVDYVCSWGPMILGHGDPHVLDAVHRAVEEGLSFGACSPLEARLGEMIKDKFPSIRKLRFTSSGTEAVMGAVRLARGFTGRDVIIKFEGCYHGHSDSLLVSAGSGALTFGTPSSPGVTRGCAADTLVIRYNHLEEVEAAFRACGERIAAVIVEPWGGNMGLVPPEKGFLRGLRDITLRHGSLLIFDEVITGFRVPEGGVQNLEGIEPDITCLGKIIGGGMPVGAFGGREDVMSRLSPEGPVYQAGTLSGNPVAMACGIATLERLTPESYRELESKGAALERGILDAAHRAGITVSVSRLGSALGLFFGPMPKDLEGVKGTRVDLYPRFFNHMLSRGFYFPPSAYETFFVSLAHDDQVIDATVRELLQAFIELRGDM